In Corynebacterium frankenforstense DSM 45800, the DNA window GGCCGCGCGCCGAGGCCGGTGGTCGAGAACACCGGCATCCCCTCCCTGCCGGAGTATCTGGAGGGTGTCGCGGACGGCACGCTCGTCTCGCGCGGGCCTCTGGCCCGCGCCACGGCGCACGGTGTCGTCTTCGGCGAGCCGCGCGACGTCGGCAAGCGGGAGCTCGTGGTGCCGGGCAGTTGGGCGCCGCAGCCGGGGCCGGTGGACGCGGACGTCATCTTCTTCAACACGGGCTTCCGGCCGGCGCTCGGGCACCTGGCGCCGCTGCGGCTGCGCGGGCCGGGCGGCGGGATCCGGATGCGCGACGAGGTCACCCCGGAGCGCGAGCCGCGGGTGCTGCTCGCGGGCTACGGTTCGACGGCGTCGACGGTGGGTGCGACGCGTGCGGGACGCAAGGCGGGCCGCGCCGCTGCAAAGTTGTTGACACGTCAGCTATAATGGCCGCATGAAATACTTCGGATACCTCTCCTTCGGACACCACGCCATCGGCCACCAGAGCGGCCCCGACGCCGGCGAGAGCCTCACGCAGGCCGTCGAGCTGGCCCGGCGCGCCGACGCGATCGGCGTCAACGGCGCCTACTTCCGCGTCCACCACTTCGCCCCGCAGCACTCCTCGCCGATGAGCCTGCTCGGCGCCGTGGCCGGCGCGACCGAGAACCTCGAGGTCGGCACCGGCGTGATCGACATGCGCTACGAGAACCCGCTGCACCTGGCCGAGGAGGCCGCCACCCTCGACCTCGTCTCCCGCGGGCGCGTGGCCCTCGGCGTCTCGCGCGGCTCACCCGAGCCCGCCCGCCGCGGCTGGGAGGCCTTCGGCTACACCGCCGAGGCCCCCGACGGGCGCGACATGGCCCGGCAGAAGTTCCTGCGCCTGCTCGCCGCCGCCGACGGCGAGGCGATGGCCGTCTCCGACACCCTGGAGAACCAGTACCCGCAGATGTACCACCCGGGCGTCGGCCTGCCCGTCTTTCCGCAGTCGCCGACGCTGCGCCGCCACATCTGGTGGGGCGCGGGCTCGCACGCCACCGCCGAGCAGGCCGCCCACGACGGCGTGAACCTGATGAGCTCGACGCTCGTCAGCGAGGCCGACGGCTCCTCGCTCGGCGACCTGCAGGCCGAGCAGATCGAGCGCTACCGCGCCGCGTGGAAGGAAGCCGGCCACCCCTGGACCCCGCGCGTGTCCGTCTCCCGCTCCGTCTTCCCCATCGTGACGGGGCGCGACCGCGAGCTCTTCGGCACGCTGGCCTCCGGCGACCAGGTCGGCTCGCTCGGCGAGGGCGTGCCCGTCACCTTCGGCGGCACCTACGCCGCCGAGCCGGACAAGCTCGTCGAGCAGCTGCGCGCCGACGCCGCCGTGATGAGCGCGGACACCCTCATGCTCACCATCCCCAACCCGATGGGTGTCGAGGTCAACGCCTCGATCCTGGAGAACTTCGCCCGCCACGTCGCCGGCGAGCTCGGCTGGCGGCCGGGCGCCCCGGACACCGACCTGACCGGGCTGGAGTGACCGACCTGAACGCGTTGGGGTGACTGGCCTGAACGCATTGGGGTGACTGGCCTGAACGCATTGGAGTGACGCGGCGGGCCGGACCCTAAGATTGGCCCCATGCCCGCCAGCTTCGCCGACCTCGCCCGCCTGATCCGCGGCCACGCCGACGCCTTCGCCGCCGCCGTCCGCGGACGCCTGGCCGAGGACTTCGGCCAGGCCGCGGCCGTGCCCTCCCTGCGCGCCGCCGAGCCCACCGTCGCCTTCGTCGCCGCCTGGGTCCTCGAGCACAACCCGGAGCCGCGCTCCGGCCACCTGCCCGTCCTCTCCGACGAGGTCGCCGGCCGGCTCGCCGCCGTCGCCCGCGCCGAGCGCCGCCACGGTTTGCCCGCCGCCCGCTACGCCGCCCAGGCCACCGCCCTGCGCGCGGGCCTGCGTGCCGCGCTCAAGGCCGCCGGCGCGCACTACACGCTGGCCGCCGCCCGCGCCGAGGACCTCGCCGAGGTCTGCTGCGCCCACATGGCCGACGCCGACCTCGCCGACGCCCGCGCCGGCGTGCCCGCCGCCTCGGCCGGGCAGGTCATCTCCGTCGAGCGGCCCGCCCGCCGCATCGCGGTGATCTCCGTGGACGCCGGCCTGCCGGTGGCCTACACGCCCGGCCAGCGCCTGCCCACCACCGCCACCTACACCCCCGGGGTGTGGGTGCCGCTGGCCCCGGCGCTGCCGGCCGACGCGATGGGTCAGCTGCGCTTCCACCTCGACCTGTCCGCCGACTGCCCCGTCCACGACCTCGGCCGCGCCCGGGTGGGCGACCAGTGGGTCTTCGGGCGCCCCGAGGGCGGGCTGCGCCTGGACCCCGCCGACCCGCGCCCGGTGACGATGATCGCCCACGGCACCGGCTGGGCCCCGCTGCGCGCCCTGGTCACCGCGCTGCTCAGCGCCCAGACCCGCCCCGAGGTCCACGTGGTCATGCACGCCGAGTACCCCGGCGAGCTCTACGACCTGCCCGCGCTCTCAGCGCTCGCGGCGGCGACCTCGTGGCTCACCGTCACCGCCACCGCCGCGCACCCCACCGACGCGTGGTGGGTGCGCTCCTCGGTCAAGTTGCCTTCTGCCGGGGCGGGGGCCGGGGCTGGTTCCGGGGCGGGGGCCGGTTCCGGGGTCGTCAGGACGGTCGCCGAGCCCGTCGAGGCCGCCGGGGACCTCACCGGCCGGCGCGTCATCGTCGCCGGCCCGCCCGAGCCGGCCGCAGCGAGCGTGGCCGCCGCCCGCGCCGCCGGCGCCGCCGACGTGCAGGTCGAGGACTTCTCGCCCGTGTTCAGCTGGGACTAGGTCCGCGTCCGGGGCCGGGCGCTCAGCGCGGCAGCACCGGGAGGGTGCGGCGCTGCTGCGCCACGGCCTCCGTGTCGATGTCCGCGTAGATGATCCCGGGCCGGTCGCCGGCCTCCTCGACGATGCCCGCGTCCGGGCCCACGACCACCGAGTGGCCCACGCCCGTCGGCCCGTCGGTCTCCTCCTCGGGCAGCGCCTGGTCCGCCCCGACGATGTAGCAGCCGGTGTCCATCGCGCGCGCCCGGGTCACCAGCAGCCACTGCTCGAGCTTGCCTGGCCCGTCCGCCCAGCTCGTGGGCACCACCACGGCGTGCGCGCCGCGGCAGGCCAGCTCGCGGAAGAGCTCCGGGAAGCGCAGGTCGAAGCAGATCGCCACGCCCAGGCGCACCCCGTCGACGTCGAAGGTGACCACGCGTTCGCCGGGCTTGACCGTGGCGGACTCCTCGTAGTCGAAGGCGTCGTAGGTGTGGATCTTGTCGTAGTGGTCGTCCACGCCGGGGCCGGTGATCAGCGCCGTGTTGAAGACGCGGTTGACCGTCCTTCCGTCCCGGAAGGCCTGGTCGGCCGGGCGGAACATGCCGACGACGACCACGGTGCCCGTCTCCTCGGCCACCGCGCGCACGCCTTCGGCGAAGGGCCCGTCGAGCTCCTCGGCGCGCTCGTCGAGGCGCCCGGTGCCGAAGGCCTGGGAGCTCGCCTCGGGCAGCACGACCACGCGCGCGCCCGCGGCCGCCGCCTCCCGGACCGCCTCGGTGACCGTGACCAGGTTCTTCTCCGGGTCACCCGTGGACAGGATCTGTGCCGCCGCAATTCGCATGGTCCCAGGGTATGTGGATGGGCCCGAGTTATCCACAGGTTCGCCGCTCGCGGCGCGCACCGCGCGCTCCGGCACGCTGCAATGGGGCCATGACCGAGAACCTGATCCTCACCGAGGCCTTCCACGCCCGCCTCCGCGCCGCACTGGCCGCCGTCAACGCCCCCTCGATCGCCGTCCCGCTCGCCGACCCGCCCCGCACCGCCGCTGCGCTCACCCGCGCCCTCACCGCCTGGAACGGCACCCTGTCCGATCGCGCCCGCCGCCGCGCCGAGGTGCTCGCGGATCTGAGTCTGCTCTCCGAGACCGCGCTGGCCGCCGACGCGGAGACCGCCGCATGGCTCCGGCGCTGACCGCCCTGCGCCTGCGCGCCGCGGCCGCCGGGTTGCGCGCGGCCGCCGCCGACGCCCGCGCGACCGGCCGCGACTGGGCCGCCGAGGAGTCCGCACTCGCCGTCGACGTGGCCGGTGGCCCGGCGGCCGGCGTCGCGCGCCTGGCCGAGACCTCCCCGCCCTGGGCCGAGACGGCCGCGCAGATGACCGCGGTCGCCTCGGTGCTCGACCTCTCGGCCTCCCTGCACGAGCGGCTCATCGGCTGGGAGGGCCCGCTCGCCGACCTCGCCGACGCCTTCGGCGCGGTCCTCGACCGGCGCTGCGCCGAGGAGGTCACCGCCCTGTGCACTCCGCCGGCCGCCCCGCCCGGGCGCCGCCTCGGCGACCTCGACGACCTCTCCCCCGACGCCGTCCACGAGCTGCAGCTGACCGAGAACCCCGAGCTCGCGCCGCTCTTCGCCGGCAGCGGGGCCCGCCTGCTCGAGGCCGGCCCCGACGGGATCGTCGCCGTGGTCGGCGACCTCGACGACGCGGACACCACCCTCACCTTCGTCGCCGGGGTCGGCTCCTCGAAGCCGGAGTCCTGGCCCGGTCACCTCTCCCGGGCCCGCGACCTGCACGCGGCGACCGGGGCCGCGACCGTGATGTGGCTCGGCTACCGCGCACCCTCGACGCTGACCGGCGCGGTGGCCCGGGAGCCGGCGGCCAACGGCGCGGCGGACCTGCGCACCTTCCAGGCCTCGCTCGCCGCCCGCAACCCCGGGCAGCGCCGCGTGGTCCTCGGCCACAGCTACGGCTCCGTCGTCGCCGCCCGGGC includes these proteins:
- a CDS encoding LLM class flavin-dependent oxidoreductase; this encodes MKYFGYLSFGHHAIGHQSGPDAGESLTQAVELARRADAIGVNGAYFRVHHFAPQHSSPMSLLGAVAGATENLEVGTGVIDMRYENPLHLAEEAATLDLVSRGRVALGVSRGSPEPARRGWEAFGYTAEAPDGRDMARQKFLRLLAAADGEAMAVSDTLENQYPQMYHPGVGLPVFPQSPTLRRHIWWGAGSHATAEQAAHDGVNLMSSTLVSEADGSSLGDLQAEQIERYRAAWKEAGHPWTPRVSVSRSVFPIVTGRDRELFGTLASGDQVGSLGEGVPVTFGGTYAAEPDKLVEQLRADAAVMSADTLMLTIPNPMGVEVNASILENFARHVAGELGWRPGAPDTDLTGLE
- a CDS encoding carbon-nitrogen hydrolase family protein translates to MRIAAAQILSTGDPEKNLVTVTEAVREAAAAGARVVVLPEASSQAFGTGRLDERAEELDGPFAEGVRAVAEETGTVVVVGMFRPADQAFRDGRTVNRVFNTALITGPGVDDHYDKIHTYDAFDYEESATVKPGERVVTFDVDGVRLGVAICFDLRFPELFRELACRGAHAVVVPTSWADGPGKLEQWLLVTRARAMDTGCYIVGADQALPEEETDGPTGVGHSVVVGPDAGIVEEAGDRPGIIYADIDTEAVAQQRRTLPVLPR
- a CDS encoding alpha/beta hydrolase, translated to MAPALTALRLRAAAAGLRAAAADARATGRDWAAEESALAVDVAGGPAAGVARLAETSPPWAETAAQMTAVASVLDLSASLHERLIGWEGPLADLADAFGAVLDRRCAEEVTALCTPPAAPPGRRLGDLDDLSPDAVHELQLTENPELAPLFAGSGARLLEAGPDGIVAVVGDLDDADTTLTFVAGVGSSKPESWPGHLSRARDLHAATGAATVMWLGYRAPSTLTGAVAREPAANGAADLRTFQASLAARNPGQRRVVLGHSYGSVVAARAARDDRAPLEADDLVLVGSPGVDAKNAGELSLAGAGGVHAITSASDPIGLTVDARDGVHGRDPTSPGFGARVWHAGRGVDHSGYWADPVTLAALAAITRGPGDSTGVYAPRGST